AACGGAGTGCGGCACCTGTCAACTCGTCGACGTCTGTCCTGCGGTCCCGTCCCGCCCCGGCTTCCTGGGCGTCGACTCCACGCCCAAACAGCGCCGTTCCTGGTCCATGACAACGGCGCGGGTTTATCGGACCTGCCCGGCGCGCGCGTACCTTCTGGATCTGTTTCTGCCCAGAGCCGATGCGGCCGAGAACACACCGGCGACGGTACGAGGTCAGGCAGTACACACGGCGATCGAGGAACTGCACAGCCGGGAACCGGTCCGAAGCTGCACAGCGAGCGACGCGCCGGCCACACCGGAGCGCTGGAGGGCCGGCGGCTGGGAAGTGAGCGGTTTCCAGGCGAGGCTCGGGACACAGATGATCGGCGACCACTCCCTCGTCTGTCCGCTGCACGGGCTGCCCGACGACGCGCAGGTGTACCCGGAACGATCGCTCGTCGTCCATGACCCGGAGGCCGACGTGGTCGTCGTCGCCAAGACCGATCTCCTCTATCGGCGGATGGACACATGGTTCCTCCGGGAGACCAAGACCACGCGTTCCCTGGACGAGAGCGACCCGCTCGTCACCTACCCTCAGCTCGCTCTCGCGCTGTTGCTTGCCCATGCGGGCGCGGTGCCTGGCACGACGGAGGACGGGAGCTCCCGGTGCCGTGTGGAATTGGAGCGTTTGACCGGCAGTGGGCCAGTGCTGACCGGTATTGACAGCGACGACGATGAGCTGCTGGCGCAGGCACGCCAGATCGTTACCGACCACGCCAGCCCGTGGCACGTTGATGAGGAGTACCCGGCCAACCCGGGCAAGCACTGTGGAACCTGCCCCGTCATCCGGTGGTGCCCGGACCGGGCACAGGGGAGCGCCGCGTGAACGAATGGATCACGAAGCCGCGGGATGACGCGGGCGAGCGATGGCGTCGTGTGGTCGCCGCGGCGTTGCGGGCTGCCTACGCCTGGTCGGTACGGCGGCGGTATCCCACGGCCCTGCGTGAGGTCGCCATGATGACCGGTGTCGTCATGGAGGCGCACGGGCCTTGTCGCGGCCCGGCGTCGCCGAGTGCCCTCGTCGACCGTCTCCGTGCCCCTCTCGGTGAGCTGCTGGCATTCGCAGAATTGGGCGAGACGGAGGACTCGGTGGTCGCCGACGCGGTTCTGCTCGACTCCCGCGACCAGCTGACTCCGGATGTACATGACCTGGTGTGCGAATACGCCCTGCCCCTGGCCGGTACCTTCGAAGCGGAGGTTTGGCTCCCGACCTGGACACGCATGAACGCAGACCATATCCGTCATCAGGCCTTCGCCTCACTGATTGAGACGCGGAGCCAGGGGGATTACGTCGTGTCCAGGAAGTTCCTGATCGACCACCCGGCCGGAAGCCGCGAGGAACTCGCCGAACTCGTCAGCACGACCGGGGCCCGCGTGGTGTCCCGGGGATACACCGAGATCCCCGCTGAGCGGCGATACCACGCGGGCCCCGACACGGCATGGTGGTGGCCGTGTCCGGTCTGCGCCTGGCCCATGGAGGTTACGGGCGCGACCGTGCGCTGCCGCTATCGTCCGCACGCGTCTGTCTTCCGGATCGTCCCGGGCAGGGCGCACCGCTCCCGTCCCGGCCTGATCGCCCTCGACGAGGGACCACGGGTGGCCAGGCCCGAGGCCCGGCCGGTGAACGACGCTGTCTGTCTGGACGCGGGCGTATGGCGGTTCGTCGTGGTTCCCGGAGCCAGCGAGTTGAGACTGAGCCGCGCGTTGGAGAAACAGGGGGCTCAGGTCCGTATGTGGCCCGAACTCGACAGTTACGACCTGCATGTTTCGGCGGGCCCGCACGAGTTCCGGATCGACGTGAAGGAGTACCGCTCCGTGCACCGGTTGATCGCCGACCTCCGTACGAAGCCGCCGCAGGCACGTGTCCTGCTGCCGCAGACCCATGAGCACCAGTGGGACGCTGTCAGGGCGGCCTTGCCCTTCCTCGCTGTCACGACGGAGACACGCTTCCGTGCCGAGGTCCGGCGAGCACTGAGGAAAGGCCGGACAGCGTGAGCGATGCGCCTGGGACACGATCCTTCCCGAAGCTGATGGGGGCTGCGATTGGACTGGCCGCGAGCTTCTTTCCCGTCGATGTCGGTACGGGCCACACACGTACGACCACACGCGCCGACGCCCTGTTCGTCCTCGACGGCCACATCGCGGACTGGTCCGGCTGGTCTGCTCTGTCCGCCGCCGACGCGAGGCGGTTCACGAAACTGCTCCGCCGCCGCCCGAACCAACTGGCTAACGCCGAGGCGGCGGGCAGAGTCCTGGACCGCCTGCTGGCAGGTGGGGAGATCCCCGGCTGCCGAGCAGCCGACGACTACACGGGAGACGGCAACAGCAGGCTCCTGGTAGAGCCCGGGATGCCTCTGCCCGCGTTCGTCGACGGCTTCCTGCGCGACCTCGATGTGCTCTACGCCGGGCGCCAGCGCAGCCTCCCCTCGGCAGAGGCAGGGCCGCATACCACCACCACGATGATCCCGGGACTCGACGGCAGCAGCCAGAAGTACGTTGACTTCCGCTACGAGATCCGACCGCACCATGTGGCCCGGACTGTCTCGGCACCGACCCTCATGGACGCCCCCGCCCTGCTCGACTGTTGGGCGCCCTTCTCCGAGCTGCGGGACATCGCCGCGCGGATCGACCACGGCCTGGACGGCACCGGCGGCATCACCTTCCGGCAGAAGGCGGTGGACCAGTTCGCCGAGCAGATCCGGTCACGGGAGGGAACATCCGTGACCGGGCTACGGCTCACTGCCGGTACCCTCAACCAGCTTCTCGCCTACACAGGTTTCGGAAAATCGGTGGTCCTCGTCGAGACCTTCGCCTGCTGGGCCGTGACCCAAGGCATCGTCGTGGCCTTCGTACTGCCTACCAACGCGGATGTCGTCAAGGCTGCCTACGCAGTGGAGCGCGCGCTGCGTCTGCTGGATGAAGACATGGATAAGAGCGTGATCCCGCTCATGTCCCCGCGCGCGCTGATCAAGGTGGCGGAGGCCTCGTCCGCCCGAGCCTCGGCGCAAGGTCCCGACGCCGACTGGATCTGGCGGCGCTTCGGGTACGGCTGCGCACTCGCCGCAGTGGCCGAAGCGAGTGGTGGCACCGACAACTGGCAGCCGGGCCGCGAACCGTGTGCCAAGCTGCGCAGTCCGCGTCCACGCGGCAGGGACAGAAAGGTCGCCTGTCCCTGGCGGAAGACCTGTGACCGTGCTCGACAGGCTCGGGAGGCGTGCACGGCGGACATCGTCGTCACCACGCATGCCAATCTGTTGCTCGGCCGAGTTCAGACACCGGTGAACGACGGACACGGCGAGAGTGATCGGCTCACCGTCGAGGAACTGGTGCTGCGCCGCTGCCAGATCGTCGTCATCGACGAGGTCGACCTCTTCCAGCAGTTCGCCATCGACCGGGCGGCGCGGGGACTCGTACTGGACCAGGCAGGGCGGACGAACACACCGCTGCGGAACTTCGACCGGGACTTCGGCGAGGCGTTCGGGCGGCTCCGCGAAGAGACCGACGCGAGTGTGCGGGACGCCTTCGTCAATCTGCGCTATCTGTCGGAGATCTACGTCAGTCATCTGACCTATGCGCGGCTCGGAGCCACCGGCCGTCCCGCACGCCGCCGCCCACGCGGCCCCGGCCGCTTCTGGATGGTGCCCAGACGGTGGGACAACTGGCTTGCCGGAAGACTGTTCGGCGTCGAACCCGACGACGTGAGTGCTGACCAGATGAACGTCTTCTGCTCCCTGTTCCCCGATGCGCCCAACCTTGCCCCCGACGCGCCGAGGGGTTTCGCCGAGGCCCGCCGGCAGCTCACCCTCGTGGTCACTCCCGGTGCCGGAGGACCTGCGGTGGCGACGGCCCGCGCGGCCCTCGAACGCCTGACCACGGCGGTGCCCGAGGGAGACCGTGCTCAGGCGGTCAACCGGATTCTCCGCCGGGCCATCCTTGAACGCATCCGAATCTCCCTGCACAGCCTCATGGCCAACAACGCGCAGCTCGTCGATGTGGGAGTGGAGTCTGCCCAGGAGATCGCTGAAGCCCTCGGGAGCTACAACCGCTGGCAGCTGACCCCGACCGGACCGCTTGGCAGGCTCGTTTTCGCCTTCACTGAGTACTTCGACGACACAGGGGCCGACCCCGCGCAGCTGATGACTACGGCGTTCGGTGGCGACCCGCACTCCTACGTCGTCGGGCTCGGTGACACGACAGCCCTCGCCCACTCCGGGGTCCGCAGGATCGTCCTGGGCCTCTCCGCCACCTCGTACTTCCCCGGCGCCCCGCATCACCATGTGCATACTAGGCCCAACTGGTGGGTCGCCGACGACACCCCCGGCATGGTGCGCATTCTTCCTGCCCCGATCCTGGACGAGGAGATCAGACCGCGTCGGATTTCCGGCCTGGAGGGCAGTGCGCGAGATGAAGCGATCACCACCATCGCCGGATCGCTCTGGGGTACATACCTCCGCGCGGAACTGGAACGGTTGCGAGCCGAAGACCGGGACCGGGCACGTGTCCTGCTCGCCACCACGTCATATCTGGCGGCCCGTCAGGTTGCCGAAGGGCTGTTCTCGGCAGGTGTTGACGCGTCACGGATCTGTCTGGCGGTCCGCCCCTCTGAGGATGAACCCGGTGCCTTCATGGGTATGGGCAATGGACGCTGGCGGGAACTGCCCGCCGACCGACTGGAGACTTTCCCGCAGCTGGAAGGTGCGGACATCCTCATCGCCCCGCTGGGCCGAGTGCAGCGTGGAGTGAACATCATCGGTAGGGACGACCGGTCCGCCCTGGGCTCCGTATGGCTCATCGTCCGGCCCATCCCGCTGATCGACGAGCCTCCCGAACTGCTGGCACACATCCAGGCCAAGGCGTTGGCTGAGCACAGCGGCCCGTCCAGTGATCCGTTGGCCCTACTCGCCGAACGCAGGAGAACTGCCGGCACCTATCTGGACGAGATTGTCCGCAGGCCCCCCTATTTCCAGGCACAGCCGGACGAGGTCAAACTGGGGGTGGTCGCCGAGATCATCAATGGAGCGGTCCAGCTCATCGGCCGTGCGCGCCGAGGCGGCACCCCCGCCGTCCTCCATCTGGTGGACGGAGCCTTCCACGACGGACATGGCGGAACCGATTTCGCCACGTTGATCCTCCAGCTTCGGGAGAAGTGGCGCAGGGACGGCGTTCTCAACGACATGCGTGCGTACTACGGAACGACGCTGGAAGCGTTTCTCACCTACGCCGAAGAACAGAGCTCCGGAGCCTCCTCGTGCTGATTACCCTTGCCTATCGCATTCCCAGAGAAAACCTGGCGGACCTGCTCGGCACCGTGACCGCGTACCCTTTGACCAAGGAGTTCGCCGCGGTGTGGGGCGACCTGCCCCGGACGGGACGACGTTCACGCCAGCCGTACTCGGCCCTGTCCACCGGGCTTGTCACTGCCACGGGACAGCCCGTACGCCTCTTCGGCGAAGAAGATCTCGACGACGGCGAACGTGCAACCGGTAGCCGGATGCTGCTTTTGACCACGGACAACGCCCTCGACTACCGACTGAGGGTGGCGGTACGTGCGTGGGAACGTCATATCCGGAAGGGAGAGGGCACTGCGGAACTGGCCGACTTTTTGCCAGAGCCGGACATCGAGCGTTCGTTCGCCGAGTTCATGACGTTCCGGCCGGGAATGGTCCCGACCGCCCCGAACTGGGTCTTCCGCACAGCGGCCTGGCAGATTACGCGGCAGTTGGCCGGCGAACCCCTCCGGGTGGACGGGCGCCGTTCGCCTCTGGCCCTGAGGATGGACACGGACGGGTCCCTGCTGGCGTGGGACCGGCGCGATCTGATCGTCAACCGAAGCGGCTCGGCGTTCAGCATGGCCAGGGTGAGCGCCCGGCTGATCACACGTGCGGGCGTGGATGACGCGGTGGTGTGCTTTGACGCCCATCTGTCCCGGGTCTCCCCCCAGGGGCACTGGGCCAAGCATGTCTGGATCGATCGGGGTGACGCCGGTAAGACGGTTCTTCGGCTCCCGCTGCTGCGCAGTCTGGATAAGCAGACAGAGCGGTGGCGCAGTGACCTCAACCCGGCCATCGTGAAAATCCTTGAAGCCTGCCAGCTCTTGCCGCTGAGCATTCCCGACACACTCCCGGATGTGCCCGATCTGATCCGGCCCCACATGGCAGGCAGCCGCTTCCACGCCCTCGGTAGCGGGCCGGGCCCGAGGTTCATGCTCCGGTTGCACGAGCACATCGTGCGTATGCTGCCGGGGCTCGTGCCGCTGACCTACGAGACAGACAGACGCATCAAGCTGCTCAACCCGGTGAAGCGCTATCCGGTAGGCGGCCCACCGGCCGCCGGAGTGGGGTCCACCGGCTACGAAAGAGTGACGCTGGTCTGCGTCTACAGCACGCCTGAGGCCAGACAGCGCATGCTCGACGAACTCGGGGAACTGGCAGGTCGTCCAGTGTCGCCGGACCCGGACTCATCCACCCCGGTGGCGATCAACGACCGGCTCGACATCCTCGCCCGGCACTGCCCAGATCTACTCGCTCACGAGACGGCGAACCGTGCGGCCCTTCTGGATTCCCTGCGCCTGTCCAGTGGACCCGGGCACCTGGTCGCCGCCTGGCTGGAAACTGAGTATCATCCCGCCGCCGAGCGGCCCGCACTCGATGCCAAGCCACATCTGCGACGGCTGCTGGGACACCTGGGTATACCCACCCAGTTCCTCGCCACCGATCCGCTGGAACTGCCCGACGAAGCAAGCCACCGCAGCGCCGAGACAAAGAAGCATGCCGCCCGCGCGGCCCTGCGCGATCTGCTCCGGTCCTCGGGCGTGCTGGACGATCGGCTGCTGACCGCACTGACTGGGGAGCGGCTGCCCAACCGGCTCGACCGCAGAGCCCTTCTCGTCGGCATCCACATGCGGCGTCAGCAGACCGGAGAGAGTAGCTCGCCACTCGTTCTGATCATGGTGGCCATGTATGTGGACCCGGACGCCCTGGAGCCGTGGCGGGCCCTCGTGTACAGCGACCGCCGTCGGGCATGGGTCCGCGCCGCCGAGGGCACCGCAGACTTCTATGCCGGACCCATCGGCACGACCCGTCTCGGCCGTTCCCAGGAGAAGGCAGAACGCACACGCGAGGAGGTCGAGGACAGGCTCCGGGCCCTGTGCACCGTGACCCACGTCGACATCCCCGTGGTGATCTTCGCCGACACCCGCTCAACCAGGACGGTGTGGCCTGGGTTGCAGGACAGCAAGCTGGGTTTGGGACCGTTGCCGGGAGACGGACTGCACGAGCGGGGCGCGGACGTGGCCGTGGTCCGTTTGAGCACCGATATCAAGGAGATCGGCAGACCGGTCACGCGCCGGGAGAAGGCCAACATGCCGAAGGACCCACTCCAGCCCGCCGCCCCCGATCGCAAGGTTTACCGTTTGGCGGAAAGTGGGGTGAACTCCTGGCTGCTAGCGGGGAGATCGGTGACGATCAAGTCCAAGGGCGGTGACCGGGGTGCCCGCTACACGCGGTGGACACTGCCAACGGAACTGAGGTCGGAGTTGCGTGTGCCCTGGCATGCCTACACAGCCCGCGAGATCCTCGTCGTCCGCAGCGGAACGTGGTCGCCGGAGTCACTGGCCGCGCTCACCGCGAGGCTCTGTGACCAATCCGTCTCCTGGGACGACCGGACGACACTGCCCGGACCGCTGCACCTGGCCACGGTCATCGACGAGGACCACCCCGAGTACCGCGCTTCCACGGAGGACGAGGGCGACGAGGTCTGATCGGCCCTCGTCGCCCGGTCCAGGACTCGACGGTGTCCGGCAGTCTGGAAGTTCTCACGTCCCCGGTCCGAGAGGTGGCCGGGTACGCCGGGGCCGTCGCGTCAGCACACTCAGGAGGTCCTCGATCTCCTCACAAGCGAACTCGTCGACGCGATAGTGGTCCATCGTGTAGGGCCGGAGGAAGAGAGGAAGATCTTCCACCCGTTCACCGGGAAGGACGACCGGCAGGATCTTCGGCACCCATGTCTCGCCGTCGGTATGCAGGAGTTCCCGTAGTTGGCCCAGCTCCGACTGCAGGCCCCGGTGGGTCCGGTGGTCCACGTTCCCGTTGCCCACGGCCTTGCACATGGGTGACGCGAGAACGATGGTGAAGTCGGCTGCGAGAATGTGCCGGATCGCCCAGAGACTCCAATCCCCCCGCTCGTCACAGTCCCATTGGTCCATGTGTGCGTCGATGCCGCACTGGCGCAGCAGTTCACCGAAACGCAGGGCGTTCTCCTTGCGCCTCGCGTCGTCGTGAGCGTAGGAGATGAACACGTACGGGGGGCTGGCCGGTGGCCTCTCGGCGGATTCGTTCGGAGTCGGCAGCTCGGCTTCGTCGCGGCTCTGCGGGGGTGCGGAGAGGGTCAGGGTGAAGGAGACCGGCTGCTGGGTCGGCCGGTAGTCCATGGCCTTGTCCGAATGGACGGCATAGCGTACGGAGAAGTCGACCCGCTGCTTCATGCGGCCCTTCGGCACCGCCAGCACGGCCCAGGCGGAGCGCGCACCCTCCGGGACTCCGCCCGAGGAAGAACTGTGCTGCCACCGGATGGTACCGCGGCCGATACCGAAGACGTTGATGACGTCCGTCGTGCTGGGAAGATGGGCGACGGCCGAGGAGGCGAAGTCCGTCGGGACCAAGGCCAAGTAGCGGTTGAGCGTGTACGACATCCGTGGCTGCGGTGATGGTGCCGCGTGAGGTAGGGCGTCGACGACGAACGCCGGATCAGGTGCGTCGGAAGCGAAGTCCACCCCGATCTCGAACCAGGTCAGCGGGGGAAGCCCCGGCATCAGCTCCAGTTCGTAGTTGATCCTGATCAGATAGGTGTCCCAGTCGTCGCGCATATCCGCCGGGGTGCTGACGGCATCCTCCTGCCACATCCCGAGGGACACGGCCCCGATCCGGATGCCGTCTGGGGCGGTGTCGATCTGGCGGCTGCCCTCGTCGATGAGGGTAAGGCCGACGGTGACCGTATTCTCCGAGCTCACGTGCACCTTCCGAGTCGCTGATGGGGTGAGGTCACGGTAGACGCAGCCTGAAACGTCCCAACAGGTTTTTTCCTTACTGTCCGGCTTCTGTCAGGTTTTCGGTCGGCGGGTGACATTTGAGCTGCCCTCAGTGGGGCAGCGTCACGACCACCACCGCTCCTGCTCACCGGTATGCCTCACCCATCCACGGCGACGCCGCCCGGCCATGAACTGTGGTGGCGGGGCCTGTTCTGCCGATGTCGAGTATGCCGTCGCGATCGAGTCCAGCAGTGCTGTACCCAATGCTGTGCCCATCCCACGTCGACCGAGAGCAGCACTGTCCCCTATGGGGGCCTAATCCAATGCTTGAGTTCGTCTGTAGGTGATCACGCAGCAGGGGGCTTTCAGGAAGGCTTCGTGAAGGTCGTCGCGGATGTCCCAGCGGATGCGCAGGCGTCGGAGGCCGTGGATCAGGTGTTTGTGCGTTCGACGACCCATAGGAGAGTACCCAGCCGGATCCGTGAGGTACTTCCCCTGCGGGCGATGACCGGTTTGATGCCGTGCTTCCAGAGCAGTCGGCGAACAACTGCCGGGGCCGGTGACGTGGTCGGCCGGTCCTGCCGCGGATGCAGGGGTTGCGTCGAGCAGGGGCAGCAAATGGGTGATGTCGTGGCGGTTGCCCCCGGTCAGGGTGATGGCGAGCGGCGTGCCGCCGACGTCGGTGATGACGTGGTGCTTCGAGCCGGGCCGGGCACGGTCGACCGTGCCCGGCCCGGTTTTGGGCCGCCCCGACGGGCCTGGCGGTGCGAGCCGTCGATCACTGCCCGGGACCAGCCCAGTTTCCGAGCATGGTGCAGCTCGGTGAGAAGTACCTGGTGCAGCCGGTCCCAGACACTGGCCTCGTGTGTCGAGCGACAGGTACGGCTGAGCTTCCTCGGCCGATGAGCTGCCGCCGTGGCGCGGTGGAGCGGAAGTCCTACCGTGCCCGGCTTCGTCGGCTAACGGAGGATGAGTTCTTCGCCGGTGTGCTGCCAGCCGTTTCGCCGGTACGCGCTCGGTGGCATCCCGTGGGCACGGGTGAAGACACGGCTGAGGGCGGAGGCGTCCGCGTAGCCGAGGGTGCGGGCGGCGCGTGTGACGGTCATGCCTTCTTCGAGGTACTGCCGGGCCAGGGTCATGCGGAGCTGGGCCCGCCACTGGGGGTAGGTCTGACCGGTGGCGTCGAGGAAGTCGTGGCCGAGGGCGCGGGCGTCCACCGCGAGTGCGGTGGCCCACTGGACCAGGGTGCGCGGGCTCGCGGGTGCGCGGCGGAGTTCCTCGATGATCCGGCTGACGGCGGAGGCGGACGGTCCGTCGGCGGCCGTGGGGAGAGCCGCAGCGGAGGAGAGTTCGAGGAAGCGCCGGGTGATGCCGTTGGGGTCGTGTCCCTCGGGGCGGACGAAGCTGTAGTTCGCGACGGCCGTGTGCAGGAGGCCGTCCTCGGCCTGCGGCGGGAAGCTCTGGACGAGGACCTCCCCCGGCAGGGTCGCCGAAGGGCCCGGACGGGAGCCGAGCGGGAGCAGGAGCGCGCCGCGCGGGAGCGTCACGCTGTTGCGCACTCCCGCCGGCAGCCAGGCGACATCGCCCTGCCGCAGCCGGCGCCTCCGTCCGCCGACGACGAGCTGCGCGGTCCCGCGGCAGGCCCAGACGAGCACATGGAAATCGTTGATCCGGTTCCAGGTCCGCGACGCCGGTATCGGCGGCGGCCCCCCGCTCGCCCAGCCGTCCGCTCCGCTGTGCGCGCGGGCGTCGAGCTGTGCTTCGAGAGGGCTCGGGCGCGGCCTGGTGCCGGTCGGTCCGTCGCGACGCTGCTCCTTGTACGTGCTGGGGGTGACTCCGGTGTACGCGCGGAACGCCTTGGTGAATCCCGCGGGCGTGGCGAACCCGACCTGTCGGCCGGTCCAGCCGATGTCGTGCCCGAGACCGAGGTAGCTCGCCGCGGCGGCGACCCGGGCGGCCGTGCGCCACCGGGTGAAGGGGAGCCCGGTCTCCCTGAGGAACTGCTGCTGGAAGGTGCGGACGCCGACGCTGACGGACCGCGCCAGCTCATCGACTCCCGCGCTGTGGCTCGGATTCTGGAGCAGTGTCCGTGCGACGGTGAGGGCCTCGGGCGACACGGGCAGCGGCGGGGTGGGCAGCGGGCCGCGGTGGCCGTCCGCCGGGTCCGCGGGGCGCGCGTCGGCGACGAGGTCGAGCAGGCCGCTGTCGTCCGCGGCGCCGCGGAGATGGCCGAGGCTGCGGGCGAACTGATGGATGAGCCAGTCGGACCAGCTGTCCGGGAAGTCGACGCGCAGAGGGCGGTCGATCGCGGTCGGGCGCGAGCGCGCGGCCGGGAAGATCGGAACCGCGACGGAACCCGCCTCGACATCGATCTCGTAGGGGAGACCGGCGGGCACCCAGAGGCCCTGGCCCGCGGTGAGGCGATGTTGTTCCGACGCCGTCCGTACGCGGGCCGTTCCTGTGCGCATCCAGAGCAGGGCGGGCTCGCGGGCGTTTCCCGGTGAGACCGCCCGGGCGGCGGGGATCTCCGGGCGCGGCGCGGCCGGGAGTCGCTGGTGTGCGGCCACATGTCGTCCAAGGTTCGTCAGCCGTCAGCCGTCAGCCGTCAGCCGTTAGTCATCAGTCCATGAAACCTGCGCCTCAGGATAACTACCGACCAAAAAGCAAGGTTAGCCTTACATAAGTGGCCCCTGTGGCGATCTGACGCCCTGATTCCCCGGCCCTGTCCCGTTCTTCCGAGGAGTTTCCCCGTGTCCGTTCCCGCGCGCCCGCTGACCCTGATCCCTGTGGCCCTGCGGGAACTGGCCGTCGCCCGGATCGTCGACATCACGGCGGGAATGCGGCGGGTGACCCTGACCGGTGACCGACTGGGGGCGTTCACCGCCGTGGACGGGACGCGATGGCCCGCGTTCGGATCGCCGGGCTTCGACGACGACATCCGGCTGCTGTTCCCGTACCCGGGGGAGAGCGAGCCCGTCCTGCCCCTCGTCGAGGACGGACGGGTGACCTTCGCGGAAGGGCGCCGCCCGATCGCCCGCGCCTATACGGTGCGCCGCCATGACCCGCGCGGACAGGAGCTGGATGTCGAGATCGTGCTCCACGGGGACGGGGTCGCGTCGAACTGGGCCCGGACGGTGGAGCCGGGAGACCGGATGCACATCGCCGGTCCCGGGAAGACGCGGGGGCCGATCCCCGTGGGCGCCGATCGGCTGCTGATCGCGGGCGACGACACGGCGGTCCCCGCGATCGCGCGTCTGCTGGAGGAGCTGCCCGGCGGCGCCCGCGGGCGGGTGTTCATCGACGTCGAGCACGTGACGCACATCCAGCGACTGCGCGGTCCCGCGGGGGTCGACATCACCTGGCTCCCACGGGACGTGTCCGCTCCGTCGCGCCCCGGTGCGCTGTCGGCGGCCGTCCGCGCGATGGCCTGGGCGGACGGCGCGTGGTTCGCCTGGCTGGCCGGTGAGCGGTCGGAGGTCCGAACGATCCGCAGGCATCTCGTCGGCGATCGCCGTATGGCCGTGTCCGCGATCGATTTCACCGGCTACTGGAAACGCGAGGCCGCGAACGGTCCCCGCGTCCAACGGCCCTGACGCCCGCCACAGCGGAAACGATCCGCCCGGCCCGCTGCCCCGCCGCCCGGTCCCACCACCCCCTGCGCCCGGTCCCGTCAGCCCCGCACCCCCGCCGGTGGCCGGGCCGCCCCACCCTGTCCACGCGCCTCGCCCCGCCCCGCCCCGAGAAACACAGGAACGGCCCCCATGAACATCACCCGACGCAACGGCGTCACCGCCCTGACCGGCGCGGCGCTGGCCGCCGCCCTCGCCCTGACCGGATGCTCGTCCACCACGTCGACATCGCCCCGGAAGGCGCCGGCCGGTGACACATCGAGTCGGCTGCCCGCCGCCGAAGGCCGCACCTCCTACCCGCTGACCTTGGCATCTCCCTTCGGCGAGACCGTGCTGAAGAAGCGGCCCGAACGGATCGCGGCGGTCGTACCGAACGCGATCGACACGGAACTGCTTCTCTCGCTCGGTGTGACGCCTGTCCTCAGCTCCAGCTTCGTCGGGGAGGGCGGATACCTCCGCGAGCACGGTGCCGGCTCCATCGCGACCTACGCGTTCGCGATGGGCGAGAAGGTCCCGGTGGAAGCGGTCGCCG
The nucleotide sequence above comes from Streptomyces clavuligerus. Encoded proteins:
- a CDS encoding helix-turn-helix transcriptional regulator, with amino-acid sequence MRTGTARVRTASEQHRLTAGQGLWVPAGLPYEIDVEAGSVAVPIFPAARSRPTAIDRPLRVDFPDSWSDWLIHQFARSLGHLRGAADDSGLLDLVADARPADPADGHRGPLPTPPLPVSPEALTVARTLLQNPSHSAGVDELARSVSVGVRTFQQQFLRETGLPFTRWRTAARVAAAASYLGLGHDIGWTGRQVGFATPAGFTKAFRAYTGVTPSTYKEQRRDGPTGTRPRPSPLEAQLDARAHSGADGWASGGPPPIPASRTWNRINDFHVLVWACRGTAQLVVGGRRRRLRQGDVAWLPAGVRNSVTLPRGALLLPLGSRPGPSATLPGEVLVQSFPPQAEDGLLHTAVANYSFVRPEGHDPNGITRRFLELSSAAALPTAADGPSASAVSRIIEELRRAPASPRTLVQWATALAVDARALGHDFLDATGQTYPQWRAQLRMTLARQYLEEGMTVTRAARTLGYADASALSRVFTRAHGMPPSAYRRNGWQHTGEELILR
- a CDS encoding siderophore-interacting protein, which produces MSVPARPLTLIPVALRELAVARIVDITAGMRRVTLTGDRLGAFTAVDGTRWPAFGSPGFDDDIRLLFPYPGESEPVLPLVEDGRVTFAEGRRPIARAYTVRRHDPRGQELDVEIVLHGDGVASNWARTVEPGDRMHIAGPGKTRGPIPVGADRLLIAGDDTAVPAIARLLEELPGGARGRVFIDVEHVTHIQRLRGPAGVDITWLPRDVSAPSRPGALSAAVRAMAWADGAWFAWLAGERSEVRTIRRHLVGDRRMAVSAIDFTGYWKREAANGPRVQRP